The following are encoded in a window of Streptomyces sp. Go-475 genomic DNA:
- a CDS encoding DUF6545 domain-containing protein, whose translation MTTVALTPVEFVNQFYPNFWWIPAGVLAAALAIKLPSVIRLWKDPMLRAVGGLLLLALAVFVFVAPSTIARVNRLTGVANFSGPWVYSLLTAFCAFCLLLIISWRHGPSDRSDRTRRAMRGVVAVYSGVIVAMWVLFALAEVPEERLRDLDTYYANTPYMREVIVLYLLAHTTAALVTNGLIWNWVRTDGLDALLRWGLKFLGVGYAAQLLFDAAKISAVVARWSGRDVDWLSTAVAPPFACLSAVLIAVGFILPHAGQYLHGRWHVRLAHHELRPLYLLMKTVNGTGVPFLLRATPELRLVRRETFIRDVLLPLARHIDEDRRERFHDAALALGHPPGRAKVLAAVAAIQDAADAGTRTPEDDGTGAHDTTELLREIGALSRALRRTEDLRAIRALAHDHTEGKSRTG comes from the coding sequence GTGACGACGGTGGCGCTGACCCCGGTCGAGTTCGTCAACCAGTTCTATCCCAACTTCTGGTGGATCCCCGCGGGAGTGCTGGCCGCCGCCCTGGCCATCAAGCTGCCGAGCGTCATCCGGCTCTGGAAGGACCCGATGCTGCGCGCGGTCGGCGGGCTGCTGCTGCTCGCCCTCGCGGTGTTCGTCTTCGTGGCGCCCTCGACGATCGCGCGGGTCAACCGGCTCACCGGGGTGGCGAACTTCTCCGGCCCCTGGGTCTACTCGCTGCTCACCGCGTTCTGCGCCTTCTGTCTGCTGCTGATCATCTCCTGGCGCCACGGCCCGTCCGACCGCTCGGACCGCACCCGGCGCGCGATGCGCGGGGTCGTGGCGGTCTACTCGGGTGTGATCGTCGCGATGTGGGTGCTGTTCGCCCTCGCGGAGGTGCCGGAGGAGCGGCTGCGGGACCTCGACACGTACTACGCGAACACCCCGTACATGCGCGAAGTGATCGTGCTCTACCTGCTCGCCCACACCACGGCCGCGCTGGTCACCAATGGGCTGATCTGGAACTGGGTCCGCACGGACGGGCTCGACGCGCTGCTGCGCTGGGGGCTGAAGTTCCTCGGCGTCGGCTACGCGGCGCAGTTGCTCTTCGACGCCGCCAAGATCAGTGCCGTGGTGGCCCGTTGGTCGGGGCGGGACGTGGACTGGCTGAGCACGGCCGTCGCGCCGCCGTTCGCCTGCCTGTCCGCCGTGCTCATCGCGGTCGGCTTCATCCTCCCGCACGCCGGGCAGTACCTGCACGGCCGCTGGCACGTCCGGCTCGCCCACCACGAACTGCGGCCGCTGTACCTGCTGATGAAGACGGTCAACGGCACCGGGGTCCCGTTCCTGCTGCGTGCGACGCCGGAGCTGCGACTGGTCCGCCGGGAGACATTCATCCGCGACGTGCTGCTGCCGCTCGCCCGGCACATCGACGAGGACCGGCGCGAACGGTTCCACGACGCCGCCCTCGCCCTCGGCCACCCGCCCGGCCGGGCGAAGGTGCTCGCCGCCGTCGCGGCGATCCAGGACGCGGCCGACGCCGGGACCCGGACACCGGAGGACGACGGCACCGGCGCCCATGACACCACGGAACTGCTGCGCGAGATCGGCGCCTTGTCCCGGGCCCTGCGCCGCACGGAGGACCTCCGGGCGATCCGCGCCCTGGCGCACGACCACACGGAGGGCAAGTCACGCACCGGCTGA
- a CDS encoding FAD-dependent monooxygenase — translation MSRRAVVIGAGLAGMLAAAALSAVADEVVVLDRDDLPERPEHRKGLPQGRHAHLLMAGGLAAMEDLVPGVSMRKHLLAAGAHEIPLGSGMVALTPEGWFRRWRHPGPRMLTCTRALLDWAVRGAVLDNSTGVVIRKARVLELTGSRQRVTGVRLSSAAGEEDLAADFVVDASGRGSRIVTWLAGLGVDDVRERTVDAGLVNATRLYRTPEGAGRFPLTMVQADPYQGRPGRSGMVLPIEGDRWMVSLAGTRGGGEPPSDPDAFLRYTLDLPDPIVGRLISGAEPLTDVHVSRSTSNHRRYLEKVRSWPERLVVLGDALAMFNPAYGQGMSVAALGARELDRELRRSGLDTPGLARRVQRRAARSVDAAWTMAVSQDVWYPGTRGGSPGIADRLVTACTRRMIRTATGSYTAASAVWDVTSMTAGPTRLLRPSTVLATLSGPPLPAAVGAPLTEDERAVLRRLDRTGG, via the coding sequence ATGTCGCGTAGAGCTGTCGTCATCGGTGCGGGTCTGGCCGGCATGCTGGCCGCGGCGGCCCTGTCCGCCGTCGCGGACGAGGTGGTCGTGCTCGACCGGGACGATCTGCCCGAGAGGCCGGAGCACCGCAAGGGCCTGCCGCAGGGACGTCACGCGCATCTCCTCATGGCCGGCGGCCTGGCCGCCATGGAGGATCTCGTGCCGGGCGTCAGTATGCGCAAGCACCTGCTCGCCGCCGGCGCGCACGAGATACCGCTCGGCTCGGGCATGGTCGCCCTCACGCCCGAGGGCTGGTTCCGGCGCTGGCGCCACCCCGGACCGCGGATGCTGACCTGCACCCGGGCCCTGCTCGACTGGGCGGTGCGGGGCGCCGTGCTGGACAACAGCACCGGGGTGGTGATCCGCAAGGCGCGGGTGCTGGAGCTGACGGGGTCGCGGCAGCGCGTGACCGGGGTCCGCCTCTCCAGCGCCGCCGGGGAGGAGGACCTCGCCGCCGACTTCGTGGTGGACGCGAGCGGACGCGGCTCGCGGATCGTGACCTGGCTGGCGGGGCTGGGCGTCGACGACGTGCGCGAGAGGACGGTGGACGCCGGCCTGGTGAACGCCACGCGCCTGTACCGCACTCCCGAGGGGGCCGGGCGCTTCCCCCTGACCATGGTGCAGGCCGACCCGTACCAGGGGCGGCCCGGCCGCAGCGGCATGGTGCTGCCGATCGAGGGCGACCGCTGGATGGTCAGCCTCGCCGGCACGCGGGGCGGTGGCGAACCGCCGTCCGACCCCGACGCGTTCCTGCGGTACACCCTGGACCTGCCCGACCCCATCGTGGGCCGGCTGATCTCCGGCGCGGAGCCGCTCACCGACGTCCACGTCAGCCGCAGCACCAGCAATCACCGCCGGTATTTGGAGAAGGTGCGCTCCTGGCCCGAGCGCCTCGTCGTCCTCGGTGACGCGCTGGCCATGTTCAACCCCGCCTACGGGCAGGGCATGTCGGTGGCCGCGCTGGGCGCCCGGGAGCTGGACCGCGAGCTGCGGCGGTCCGGCCTCGACACGCCCGGGCTCGCGCGCCGCGTGCAGCGGCGGGCGGCCAGGTCCGTGGACGCCGCGTGGACGATGGCGGTGAGCCAGGACGTCTGGTACCCGGGGACGCGCGGCGGCTCGCCCGGGATCGCCGACCGGCTGGTCACCGCCTGCACCCGCCGCATGATCCGCACGGCGACCGGCTCGTACACGGCGGCGTCGGCCGTCTGGGACGTGACGAGCATGACGGCGGGGCCGACGCGGCTGCTGCGGCCCTCGACGGTCCTGGCGACGCTGAGCGGGCCGCCGCTGCCGGCGGCGGTGGGGGCGCCGCTGACGGAGGACGAGCGGGCGGTCCTGCGACGGCTGGACCGGACGGGAGGCTGA
- a CDS encoding SMP-30/gluconolactonase/LRE family protein — protein sequence MTRPYEVAVRAEAELGEGPSWDAAAGRLLWIDILGSRVHTYDPATGRRTTRRTEQHVGAVKPRAGGGLVLNLRDGVGLLDPDGRFRWLHHEPVPGRRANDATIAPDGALWAGTMRYDEAPGGGTLSRVTGEGTVEVVLDDVAVSNGTGWSPDGRLMYYIDSPTRRVDVFDYADGRISGRRTLAVIEEGAGFPDGLAVDAEGCVWVALWQGSAVRRYTPGGELDRVIELPVPLVTACAFGGPGLTDLYVTTARTGPAEPPALAGSLFVVPGAGKGLAQPAFAG from the coding sequence ATGACGAGGCCGTACGAGGTCGCGGTACGGGCCGAGGCGGAGCTGGGCGAGGGCCCGAGCTGGGACGCGGCGGCCGGCCGGCTGCTGTGGATCGACATCCTCGGGTCGCGCGTGCACACCTACGACCCGGCCACCGGGCGGCGCACCACACGCCGCACGGAACAGCACGTCGGCGCCGTGAAGCCGCGCGCCGGCGGCGGGCTCGTACTGAACCTGCGCGACGGTGTCGGCCTCCTCGACCCGGACGGCCGCTTCCGCTGGCTGCACCACGAGCCGGTCCCCGGCCGCCGCGCCAACGACGCGACCATCGCGCCCGACGGCGCGCTGTGGGCGGGCACCATGCGCTACGACGAGGCGCCGGGGGGCGGCACGCTGTCCCGCGTCACCGGCGAGGGCACCGTGGAGGTCGTGCTCGACGACGTCGCCGTCAGCAACGGCACGGGGTGGAGCCCCGACGGGCGCCTCATGTACTACATCGACTCCCCCACCCGGCGGGTCGACGTCTTCGACTACGCGGACGGGCGGATCTCCGGCCGGCGGACCCTCGCCGTCATCGAGGAGGGCGCGGGCTTCCCGGACGGGCTGGCCGTGGACGCCGAGGGGTGCGTGTGGGTCGCCCTGTGGCAGGGCTCGGCGGTGCGGCGGTACACCCCCGGCGGTGAGCTGGACCGGGTGATCGAGCTGCCGGTGCCGCTGGTGACGGCCTGCGCGTTCGGCGGGCCCGGCCTGACCGACCTGTATGTCACCACGGCCCGTACGGGGCCGGCCGAGCCGCCCGCCCTGGCGGGTTCCCTGTTCGTGGTGCCCGGGGCGGGCAAGGGACTGGCACAGCCCGCGTTCGCCGGCTGA
- a CDS encoding IclR family transcriptional regulator, which translates to MGRLVPAVTRALDILELFLDGDGTLSAPDIVRKLQLPRTTVHELVTTLAARKYIVPVPGQPGRYRLGVRPYQLGARYAEQLDLAAEGQLVARSVAETCDETVHVAILEDTDVIYIAKVDSTHAVRMVSAAGRRLPAHCTSVGKMLLASLPEHELAARIPDGAELVAMTPNSITDPAALREALAEIRERGLAVERRESNPDVSCVAAPVRDRTGQVVAALSISVPMIRWSEERRTELEQLAAKGAAELSEHLGHRSLA; encoded by the coding sequence GTGGGACGCCTCGTACCAGCAGTGACCCGGGCTCTCGACATTCTCGAGCTCTTTCTCGACGGGGACGGGACGCTCTCCGCCCCGGACATCGTGCGCAAGCTCCAGCTGCCGCGCACCACCGTGCACGAGCTGGTGACCACGCTCGCCGCCCGGAAGTACATCGTCCCCGTGCCCGGACAGCCGGGACGCTACCGGCTGGGCGTACGCCCGTACCAGCTCGGCGCCCGTTACGCCGAGCAGCTCGACCTCGCGGCCGAGGGCCAGCTCGTCGCCCGGTCCGTCGCCGAGACCTGCGACGAGACCGTGCACGTGGCGATCCTGGAGGACACGGACGTCATCTACATCGCCAAGGTCGACTCCACGCACGCCGTGCGGATGGTGTCGGCCGCCGGGCGCAGGCTGCCGGCGCACTGCACCTCCGTCGGCAAGATGCTGCTGGCCTCCCTTCCCGAGCACGAGCTCGCCGCGCGGATCCCCGACGGCGCCGAGCTGGTCGCGATGACCCCCAACAGCATCACCGACCCGGCCGCCCTGCGCGAGGCCCTGGCCGAGATCCGTGAGCGGGGCCTCGCAGTGGAGCGCCGCGAGTCCAACCCGGACGTGAGCTGCGTGGCCGCCCCGGTCCGCGACCGCACCGGCCAGGTCGTCGCCGCCCTGTCGATCTCCGTGCCCATGATCCGCTGGAGCGAGGAGCGCCGGACCGAGCTGGAGCAGCTCGCCGCGAAGGGCGCCGCCGAGCTGTCCGAGCACCTCGGCCACCGGAGCCTGGCATGA
- a CDS encoding TerD family protein, with product MTMGSNVSLAALSENVGSAIVSLGWSSPTGEGDADVSVLLLDAKGKVRSDADFYFYNNPVAADGSVQLLGKEPTADGSEDRISFDLTAVPADVERIVVAASRYEQARFAELDDLKVTLADAGGESLLRFVIDDPGPVSAIIFGELYRRAEDWKFRAVGQGYDSGLAGLATDFGVDVEDDEADDETESGTAAAEGPAAPAPEAPPQATPLEAVPAPRPPADEEAAPKKRTARPRTAKKKVTLPKAPVKSLAENESWKSARLFPVSVLKSDREREMRATSVLLSVMAQVPEFGRRLTAAFGAPAGRMETFTEVSLPHGETPRRPDGVIRVERAGKLWTALVETKTNGNALKADQVQAYMDIAARRGYEAVITLSNDVALEGSPLVDVKIDRRRKHQVALWHLSWAEVAHQAQMLIRHEGVGNAAHAWLLQELLHYLQHDNSGCHGFQNMGSAWVPVRNGIDDETLCLGDPRALEVVESWERLIRQVCLRLGGELGQKVLPAQRARRGTDPGARRARLADQLCLEGRLQAELRVEGAPGLLTVNADLRTAKLRTSVEIPAPEQGYPLTWAKRLVRRLAEAPADLHVETLVEGETGGPRGTLERLRPEPADLLPKDSATRITGFRLSLFKSMGSGRGSAESGFIRSVDDAVHRFYTSVVVHLDAPAAGRAAAVAAKERAAV from the coding sequence ATGACCATGGGCTCCAACGTCTCTTTGGCGGCCCTGAGCGAGAACGTCGGTTCCGCGATCGTCAGCCTGGGCTGGTCCAGCCCGACCGGTGAGGGCGACGCCGATGTGTCCGTGCTGCTGCTGGACGCGAAGGGCAAGGTCCGCAGCGACGCCGACTTCTACTTCTACAACAACCCGGTGGCCGCCGACGGCAGCGTGCAGTTGCTGGGCAAGGAGCCCACGGCGGACGGCAGCGAGGACAGGATCAGCTTCGACCTGACCGCCGTCCCGGCCGACGTGGAGCGGATCGTCGTCGCCGCGAGCCGCTACGAGCAGGCCCGCTTCGCCGAGCTGGACGACCTCAAGGTGACGCTGGCCGACGCCGGGGGCGAGAGCCTGCTGCGGTTCGTCATCGACGACCCGGGCCCGGTGAGCGCGATCATCTTCGGCGAGTTGTACCGGCGCGCGGAGGACTGGAAGTTCCGGGCCGTCGGGCAGGGCTACGACAGCGGGCTGGCGGGGCTGGCGACGGACTTCGGCGTCGACGTCGAGGACGACGAGGCGGACGACGAGACCGAGTCCGGGACGGCGGCCGCGGAGGGACCCGCCGCCCCGGCACCCGAAGCCCCGCCGCAGGCGACTCCGCTGGAGGCCGTCCCGGCACCCCGTCCGCCCGCCGACGAGGAAGCCGCCCCGAAGAAGCGGACGGCCCGGCCGCGGACCGCGAAGAAGAAGGTCACACTGCCCAAGGCTCCGGTGAAGAGCCTGGCGGAGAACGAGTCCTGGAAGTCGGCCCGGCTCTTCCCCGTCTCGGTGCTCAAGAGCGACCGGGAGCGGGAGATGCGCGCCACCTCGGTGCTGTTGTCGGTGATGGCCCAGGTGCCGGAATTCGGCAGGCGGCTCACCGCCGCGTTCGGTGCGCCGGCCGGCCGCATGGAGACCTTCACCGAGGTCTCCCTGCCGCACGGTGAGACGCCCCGCCGCCCCGACGGAGTGATCCGCGTCGAGCGCGCCGGAAAGCTGTGGACCGCCCTCGTCGAGACCAAGACCAACGGCAACGCCCTCAAGGCCGACCAGGTGCAGGCCTACATGGACATCGCCGCCCGGCGCGGCTACGAGGCCGTGATCACGCTGTCGAACGACGTCGCACTGGAGGGCAGCCCACTCGTCGATGTCAAGATCGACCGGCGGCGCAAGCACCAGGTGGCCCTCTGGCACCTGTCCTGGGCCGAAGTGGCCCACCAGGCCCAGATGCTGATCCGGCACGAGGGCGTCGGGAACGCGGCGCACGCCTGGCTGCTCCAGGAACTGCTGCACTACCTCCAGCACGACAACTCCGGCTGCCACGGCTTCCAGAACATGGGCTCGGCCTGGGTACCGGTGCGCAACGGCATCGATGACGAGACCCTCTGCCTGGGCGACCCCCGCGCCCTGGAGGTCGTCGAGAGCTGGGAGCGGCTCATCCGCCAGGTCTGCCTGCGGCTCGGCGGTGAACTCGGGCAGAAGGTGCTGCCCGCCCAACGCGCCCGGCGCGGCACCGACCCCGGGGCCCGCCGGGCCCGCCTGGCGGACCAGCTGTGTCTGGAGGGCAGGCTCCAGGCGGAGCTGCGGGTCGAAGGGGCGCCCGGCCTGCTCACCGTCAACGCCGATCTGCGCACCGCCAAGCTGCGCACGTCCGTGGAGATCCCGGCGCCCGAGCAGGGCTACCCCCTGACCTGGGCCAAGCGTCTGGTCCGCCGTCTCGCCGAGGCGCCGGCGGATCTGCACGTGGAGACGCTGGTGGAGGGCGAGACGGGTGGCCCCCGGGGCACCCTGGAGCGGCTGCGACCCGAACCGGCCGATCTGCTGCCGAAGGACAGCGCCACCCGCATCACCGGGTTCCGGCTGTCCCTCTTCAAGAGCATGGGCAGCGGCCGGGGCAGCGCCGAGTCCGGTTTCATCCGCAGCGTCGACGACGCCGTGCACCGGTTCTACACCTCGGTGGTGGTCCACCTGGACGCTCCGGCAGCCGGGCGGGCGGCTGCGGTGGCGGCGAAGGAGCGGGCCGCGGTGTGA
- a CDS encoding helix-turn-helix domain-containing protein produces the protein MTAARTGTVTTRSAWHDVPRFQVRRFAAIAMAEAPELAEEILREIQREYPHLPVVLDDSGEPMALVGIRRAIEVFVQHLENSEGRPTVPPGVFQDFGRGEGLNGRSLDSLQAIYRLGVRMAWRRFADIGQRVEIPPPAMYELVDAGYEYLDGLVDQSVRGYAEAAARQAGERLRLQRRLMELLLAEHHRGDPAEALTERAARIGWPLPEKVAVGVLLRPAREAMAPAVGQGVLLDMEYEQPRMVVPEPDAAGRPELLHRALAGWSGAIGPPVPLTDAAKSLRWAEAAVRLMERDLLPTGEVLYCTEHTEALVLLQPEELIDDLALRCLAPLTHCGPTHGRRLAETLLAWLETRGGAPEVATRLGVHPQTVRYRLRQIRELWGGEIDDPDRRFELELVLRAQRLRGELGVVRGRR, from the coding sequence ATGACGGCCGCCCGCACCGGAACCGTCACCACCCGCTCGGCCTGGCACGACGTACCGCGCTTCCAGGTGCGCCGGTTCGCCGCGATCGCCATGGCCGAGGCGCCCGAACTGGCCGAGGAGATCCTCCGCGAGATCCAGCGCGAGTACCCGCACCTGCCCGTCGTCCTCGACGACTCCGGCGAGCCGATGGCCCTGGTCGGCATCCGCCGCGCCATCGAGGTCTTCGTGCAGCACCTGGAGAACTCCGAGGGGCGCCCGACCGTCCCGCCGGGCGTCTTCCAGGACTTCGGCCGCGGCGAGGGCCTGAACGGCCGCTCCCTCGACTCCCTCCAGGCCATCTACCGCCTGGGCGTCCGCATGGCCTGGCGCCGCTTCGCCGACATCGGCCAGCGCGTGGAGATCCCGCCCCCGGCGATGTACGAACTCGTCGACGCGGGCTACGAGTACCTGGACGGCCTCGTCGACCAGTCCGTGCGCGGCTACGCCGAGGCGGCGGCCCGCCAGGCCGGGGAACGCCTGCGCCTGCAACGCCGCCTCATGGAACTGCTGCTGGCCGAACACCACCGCGGCGACCCCGCCGAGGCCCTGACCGAACGGGCCGCCCGGATCGGCTGGCCCCTGCCCGAGAAGGTCGCGGTCGGCGTCCTGCTCCGCCCCGCCCGCGAGGCGATGGCCCCCGCGGTCGGGCAGGGGGTCCTGCTCGACATGGAGTACGAACAGCCCCGCATGGTCGTCCCCGAGCCGGACGCGGCGGGCCGCCCCGAGCTGCTGCACCGCGCCCTGGCCGGCTGGTCCGGCGCGATCGGCCCACCGGTCCCGCTCACCGACGCGGCGAAGTCGCTGCGCTGGGCGGAGGCGGCGGTACGCCTGATGGAACGGGACCTGCTCCCCACGGGCGAGGTCCTCTACTGCACGGAACACACCGAGGCCCTGGTCCTCCTCCAGCCCGAGGAGCTGATCGACGACCTGGCCCTGCGCTGCCTGGCCCCCCTGACCCACTGCGGCCCCACCCACGGCCGCCGCCTCGCGGAAACCCTCCTGGCCTGGCTGGAGACCCGCGGCGGCGCCCCCGAGGTCGCCACCCGCCTCGGTGTTCACCCCCAGACGGTCCGCTACCGCCTCCGCCAGATCCGCGAACTCTGGGGCGGGGAGATCGACGACCCCGACCGCCGCTTCGAACTGGAACTGGTGCTGCGGGCGCAGCGGTTGCGGGGGGAGTTGGGGGTGGTGCGGGGACGGCGGTGA
- a CDS encoding DUF3068 domain-containing protein, with amino-acid sequence MRRTTSPFSLVLLGLGTFLLVLAPLLAWYVQPRAAVNPIDIDTTAVYTGRGSVFDTDRIETVPDRKITVTQRVRGNVADSERSGNAVWDVTTTVDTDKSLPAADPHDALDFTPHRWVMDRKTTRPVHCCGEKPYIEGEAYLKFPFDVQKRSYQWWDNTLGDTVVLRYRGTEKVQGYTGYKFTGSVPPTRTGTRMVPGTLVDQPNRPQVLAEEWYSNHGFELVVDQATGRVLYAQTGPKRTLRAPGGKKDAAVLLDSRKISFTTATQKEAVRQAKRDSGQLRLVGMTLPIGAAVGGFVLAVVGGVLVARGRKEPEQPVPSDSSDMPQPTLTM; translated from the coding sequence ATGCGCCGTACTACCTCTCCGTTTTCCCTGGTCCTGCTGGGTCTCGGCACGTTCCTGCTGGTGCTGGCGCCACTGCTCGCCTGGTACGTGCAGCCGCGTGCCGCGGTGAACCCGATCGACATCGACACGACCGCCGTCTACACCGGCCGGGGCAGCGTCTTCGACACTGACCGGATCGAGACGGTGCCCGACCGGAAGATCACCGTGACCCAGCGGGTGCGGGGCAACGTCGCGGACAGCGAGCGCAGCGGCAACGCCGTCTGGGACGTGACGACCACGGTCGACACCGACAAGTCGCTGCCGGCCGCCGATCCGCACGACGCGCTGGACTTCACCCCGCACCGCTGGGTGATGGACCGGAAGACCACCCGCCCCGTGCACTGCTGCGGCGAGAAGCCGTACATCGAGGGCGAGGCCTATCTGAAGTTCCCCTTCGACGTGCAGAAACGCTCCTACCAGTGGTGGGACAACACCCTCGGCGACACGGTCGTGCTGCGCTACCGGGGCACCGAGAAGGTCCAGGGCTACACCGGCTACAAGTTCACCGGCTCGGTGCCGCCGACCAGGACGGGCACGCGGATGGTGCCCGGCACCCTCGTCGACCAGCCGAACCGGCCGCAGGTGCTGGCCGAGGAGTGGTACTCCAACCACGGTTTCGAGCTGGTCGTCGACCAGGCCACCGGCCGGGTGCTGTACGCGCAGACGGGGCCGAAGCGGACGCTGCGGGCGCCGGGCGGGAAGAAGGACGCGGCGGTGCTGCTGGACAGCCGGAAGATCTCCTTCACGACGGCGACACAGAAGGAGGCGGTGCGGCAGGCGAAGCGGGACAGCGGTCAACTCCGGCTGGTGGGAATGACGTTGCCGATCGGGGCGGCCGTGGGTGGTTTCGTGCTCGCGGTGGTCGGTGGGGTTCTCGTGGCGCGTGGGCGGAAGGAGCCGGAGCAGCCTGTTCCGTCCGATTCATCCGATATGCCCCAGCCCACCCTCACGATGTGA
- a CDS encoding glycosyltransferase family 4 protein, whose protein sequence is MPQHVPSQLRAASPSAPQHPPALPPHPRRIVFLAHRDLDNPSAGGSELLVDKLADGLTRLGHQVTLLCGGPASFRDYRVVSAGGPYGHYLRARSAFTRQVGDCDLLVEVCNGMPYLAPLWHQGPTLCLVNHVHTDLWKMRFGGPLAPAARIGRRLEHWALTGAQQRNLLVAVSSSTAHALRAIGVERDRIRVVHNGVEEPGPRAERSPEPLFVAVGRLVEYKRIDLLLRLWERVRPVTGGRLVIVGDGPERARLEQLAGPGVEFTGYVSEAEKHRLLCSAWLLLHPSAVEGWGLVVTEAAARETPAVAFDVPGLKDSVIDGETGVLARGESSFAAAWCALALSGRRRELMGKAARERAAQFRWDRTVRQFRAVAAEAVRGWGP, encoded by the coding sequence ATGCCCCAGCACGTGCCGTCCCAGCTGCGCGCCGCGTCCCCCAGCGCGCCGCAGCACCCTCCGGCGCTCCCCCCACATCCGCGCCGGATCGTCTTCCTCGCCCACCGCGACCTGGACAACCCGTCCGCCGGCGGCTCCGAGCTGCTGGTCGACAAGCTCGCCGACGGACTGACCCGCCTGGGCCACCAGGTGACCCTGCTGTGCGGGGGACCTGCCTCCTTCCGCGACTACCGGGTCGTGTCGGCGGGCGGCCCGTACGGGCACTATCTGCGCGCCCGCTCGGCCTTCACCCGGCAGGTCGGTGACTGCGACCTGCTGGTCGAGGTGTGCAACGGCATGCCGTACCTGGCGCCGCTGTGGCACCAGGGGCCGACGCTGTGCCTGGTCAACCACGTCCACACGGATCTGTGGAAGATGCGCTTCGGCGGGCCGCTGGCCCCGGCGGCGCGGATCGGCCGAAGACTCGAGCACTGGGCGCTGACCGGGGCGCAGCAGCGGAACCTGCTCGTCGCCGTGTCCTCCTCGACCGCGCACGCGCTGCGGGCGATCGGGGTCGAGCGGGACCGGATCCGGGTCGTGCACAACGGCGTGGAGGAGCCGGGGCCGCGGGCCGAGCGCTCGCCGGAGCCGTTGTTCGTCGCCGTCGGGCGGCTCGTCGAGTACAAGCGGATCGATCTGCTGCTGCGGTTGTGGGAGCGGGTGCGGCCGGTGACCGGGGGGCGGCTGGTGATCGTCGGGGACGGGCCGGAGCGGGCCCGTCTGGAGCAACTGGCCGGTCCCGGCGTGGAGTTCACCGGGTACGTGTCGGAGGCGGAGAAACATCGGCTGCTGTGTTCGGCCTGGTTGCTGCTGCATCCCTCGGCCGTCGAGGGATGGGGGCTGGTCGTGACGGAGGCGGCGGCGCGGGAGACACCGGCGGTCGCCTTCGACGTGCCCGGGCTGAAGGACTCCGTGATCGACGGTGAGACCGGGGTCCTCGCGCGGGGTGAGTCCTCGTTCGCGGCGGCCTGGTGTGCGCTGGCCCTGTCCGGGCGGCGGCGGGAGTTGATGGGCAAGGCGGCGCGGGAACGGGCTGCGCAGTTCCGGTGGGACCGGACGGTGCGGCAGTTCAGGGCCGTTGCCGCGGAGGCGGTGAGGGGCTGGGGGCCGTGA
- a CDS encoding class I SAM-dependent methyltransferase: MRPWAKDPSFRRSLALFRAFLHEQDDPEACYSLLARDAVDQVEAYDGSVAGRTVLDVGGGSGYFTEEFRRRGAHAFLFEPDLAELGEKPPESAVVADGYLLPVRDGVADVTFSSNVLEHVADPETFLSELTRVTRPGGLIYVSFTNWLSPWGGHEWAPWHYLGAERARARYLRRTGRPAKHTLGENLFAVHIGSTLRQVRARDDVTVVSARSRYWPFLAEAVVKAPGIREFATWNLLLILRRCPT, translated from the coding sequence ATGCGTCCCTGGGCGAAAGACCCCTCGTTTCGAAGATCTCTCGCCCTGTTCCGTGCCTTCCTCCACGAACAGGACGATCCCGAGGCGTGCTACTCCCTGCTCGCCCGGGACGCCGTCGATCAGGTCGAGGCCTACGACGGGTCCGTCGCCGGGCGTACCGTCCTGGACGTCGGCGGCGGCAGCGGTTACTTCACCGAGGAGTTCCGGCGGCGCGGGGCGCACGCGTTCCTCTTCGAGCCGGACCTGGCCGAACTCGGCGAGAAGCCCCCGGAGTCGGCCGTCGTCGCCGACGGGTACCTGCTGCCGGTGCGGGACGGCGTCGCGGACGTCACGTTCTCCTCCAACGTGCTGGAGCACGTGGCCGACCCCGAGACGTTCCTCAGCGAGCTCACCCGGGTGACACGGCCCGGCGGGCTGATCTACGTGTCGTTCACCAACTGGCTGTCGCCGTGGGGCGGGCACGAATGGGCCCCGTGGCACTACCTCGGTGCCGAGCGGGCCCGGGCCCGCTACCTGCGGCGGACCGGCAGGCCCGCCAAGCACACGCTCGGCGAGAACCTCTTCGCGGTGCACATCGGCTCCACCCTGCGGCAGGTGCGTGCCCGGGACGACGTCACGGTCGTCTCGGCACGCTCCCGCTACTGGCCGTTCCTCGCGGAAGCCGTCGTCAAGGCGCCCGGCATCCGCGAGTTCGCCACCTGGAACCTCCTCCTCATCCTGCGGCGGTGTCCTACATGA